The Streptomyces sp. CC0208 genome window below encodes:
- a CDS encoding I78 family peptidase inhibitor: MAPIPTPPAEPQDSPDTYVGLDPSAAERLARERGWSTVRSLPPGAIITMEYRAGRLNFEVKDGRVARAWKG, translated from the coding sequence ATGGCACCCATTCCGACACCGCCCGCCGAACCCCAGGACAGCCCGGACACCTACGTCGGCCTCGACCCCTCCGCCGCCGAGCGGCTCGCGCGTGAGCGGGGCTGGTCGACGGTCCGGTCGCTGCCGCCGGGGGCGATCATCACGATGGAGTACCGCGCGGGCCGGCTGAACTTCGAGGTGAAGGACGGCCGCGTGGCGCGGGCCTGGAAGGGCTGA
- a CDS encoding epoxide hydrolase family protein, giving the protein MADNSATAENREIRPFRIDIPQAQLDDLHTRLDLTRWPDELPEAGWEYGASLPYLRDLAAYWRGAYDWRKHEAALNELPQFVTEIDGAQVHFLHVRSARPDALPLVLTHGWPGSVVEFLGVIGSLSEDFHLVIPSIPGFGFSGPTRDKGWNVNRVARAWAELMRRLGYERYGAQGGDMGALISPALARIAPESVVGVHVNAASVGFIPLGPVDEEAREGLTDRELRSLASIAEFTTDGFGYNALQSTRPQTLSYGLTDSPVGQLAWIMEKFQAWTHSSAALPEDAIDRDTLLTNVMLYWLTGTAGSAARMYYENSHVPDWFPTQTSGVPTAVANFGEDVAIRRWAEQANTLVRWTEFDRGGHFAALEVPELLARDVREFFGSLR; this is encoded by the coding sequence ATGGCAGACAACAGCGCGACCGCAGAGAACCGTGAGATCCGCCCCTTCCGGATCGACATCCCGCAGGCGCAGCTCGACGACCTGCACACCCGCCTGGACCTCACCCGCTGGCCGGACGAGCTTCCGGAGGCCGGCTGGGAGTACGGCGCCTCCCTGCCGTATCTGCGCGATCTCGCCGCGTACTGGCGGGGCGCCTACGACTGGCGCAAGCACGAGGCCGCCCTCAACGAGCTCCCGCAGTTCGTCACCGAGATCGACGGCGCCCAGGTGCACTTCCTGCACGTCCGCTCCGCCCGGCCGGACGCGCTCCCGCTGGTCCTGACGCACGGCTGGCCGGGGTCGGTCGTGGAGTTCCTCGGCGTGATCGGCTCGCTGAGCGAGGACTTCCATCTGGTGATCCCGTCCATCCCGGGCTTCGGCTTCTCCGGTCCGACGCGCGACAAGGGCTGGAACGTCAACCGGGTGGCCCGCGCGTGGGCGGAGCTGATGCGCAGGCTCGGCTACGAACGCTACGGCGCCCAGGGCGGCGACATGGGCGCGCTGATCTCCCCCGCGCTCGCCCGGATCGCGCCGGAGTCCGTGGTCGGTGTCCATGTGAACGCCGCCTCGGTCGGCTTCATCCCGCTCGGCCCGGTCGACGAGGAAGCACGGGAGGGGCTGACCGACCGTGAGCTGCGGAGCCTCGCGAGCATCGCCGAGTTCACCACGGACGGCTTCGGCTACAACGCCCTCCAGTCGACCCGCCCGCAGACCCTGTCCTACGGCCTCACCGACTCGCCGGTCGGCCAACTGGCGTGGATCATGGAGAAGTTCCAGGCGTGGACGCACTCCTCGGCCGCGCTGCCGGAGGACGCGATCGACCGGGACACCCTGCTGACGAACGTGATGCTGTACTGGCTGACCGGCACCGCCGGTTCCGCGGCCCGCATGTACTACGAGAACAGCCATGTACCGGACTGGTTCCCGACGCAGACCTCGGGAGTGCCGACCGCGGTGGCCAACTTCGGCGAGGACGTGGCGATCCGCCGCTGGGCCGAGCAGGCCAACACGCTCGTCCGCTGGACGGAGTTCGACCGCGGCGGCCACTTCGCGGCCCTGGAGGTACCCGAGCTGCTGGCCCGTGACGTCAGGGAGTTCTTCGGCTCACTGCGGTGA
- a CDS encoding YafY family protein, whose amino-acid sequence MLETSARLLRLLSLLQAHREWSGADLADRLGVTARTVRRDVDRLRELGYPVNASPGTGGGYQLGAGAELPPLLLDDDEAVAVAVGLRTAAGQGIEGIGETSVRALSKLEQVLPSRLRRRVGALNAFTVPMLRGPQPNAVDPGVLTELANLCRDAERLRFEYSDHGGAASRRTVEPHRLVCSERRWYLVAWDLDRDDWRTFRVDRITPKPPHGPRFAPRTPPAEDLAAYVSRGVSTRAYASHAVVRLLVPKERAAERISPSAGVLEAEGPDSCVLRTGASSLDVMVIHVMMTGFDFEVLEPAELTEAIRTAHDRLARSLARSSARAAKSAPRTPDGAGRTPGTRSGSGAGS is encoded by the coding sequence ATGTTGGAGACCTCGGCACGACTTCTGCGCCTGCTCTCGCTGCTGCAGGCCCACCGCGAATGGTCGGGCGCCGACCTCGCGGACCGCCTCGGCGTCACCGCGCGCACCGTGCGCCGGGACGTGGACCGGCTGCGCGAGCTGGGCTACCCCGTCAACGCCAGCCCCGGCACCGGCGGCGGCTACCAGCTGGGCGCGGGCGCCGAGCTGCCCCCGCTGCTCCTGGACGACGACGAGGCCGTCGCGGTCGCCGTCGGCCTGCGCACGGCCGCGGGACAGGGCATCGAGGGCATCGGCGAGACCTCGGTACGGGCCCTGTCCAAGCTGGAGCAGGTCCTGCCGAGCCGGCTGCGCCGCCGCGTGGGCGCCCTGAACGCCTTCACCGTGCCGATGCTGCGCGGCCCGCAACCGAATGCCGTCGACCCGGGAGTGCTCACCGAGCTCGCCAACCTCTGCCGGGACGCCGAGCGGCTGCGCTTCGAGTACAGCGACCACGGCGGTGCCGCCAGCCGCCGTACCGTCGAACCGCACCGTCTGGTGTGCAGCGAGCGGCGCTGGTACCTGGTCGCCTGGGACCTGGACCGGGACGACTGGCGGACCTTCCGCGTCGACCGGATCACCCCGAAGCCGCCGCACGGGCCCCGGTTCGCGCCGCGCACCCCACCCGCCGAGGACCTCGCCGCCTACGTCTCGCGAGGCGTCTCCACGCGCGCGTACGCCTCACACGCGGTTGTGCGGCTGCTGGTGCCCAAGGAGCGGGCCGCCGAGCGGATCTCACCGAGCGCCGGGGTGCTGGAGGCGGAGGGACCCGACAGCTGCGTCCTGCGCACCGGGGCGTCGAGCCTCGACGTGATGGTGATCCACGTGATGATGACGGGCTTCGACTTCGAGGTGCTGGAGCCGGCCGAGCTGACCGAGGCGATCAGGACGGCCCACGACCGGCTTGCTCGCTCGCTTGCTCGCTCTTCGGCTCGGGCTGCGAAGTCAGCGCCGCGTACTCCGGATGGTGCAGGTCGAACGCCGGGGACTCGGAGCGGATCCGGGGCAGGGTCGTGA
- a CDS encoding ABC transporter substrate-binding protein has protein sequence MPRRRLFRAAEAALAVLLLTVGTACGSRLPESDFEHRERASPAQDRTPIRVGIVTSATSPVGGSAFTGPRDGAKAYFERLNARGGLDGRRIEVRECDDGGSGVGNNTCVHRLIDEDKVVALAATTVLDYAGASRVSHARVPDIGGQPIGAAYDTWPHLYGVYGSLAPRDGTTGWDGKQYGGTEVYRYFKREHGARTAAVVSYNQAASAAYARLVEQGLKAEGYKVVTEQVDFALPNFRAVAADLKEQGADLVFDAVDSHGNAQLCEAMDAAGVEVTAKVTNVQNWTSTVQDDYKDAPHCRNALWATGSSRNFEDVGNAAVREFREATKGLRTHSQWQLEGWAAAKWFTAAAQSCAPQGITRACVDAHMNRSQDYTADGLLLPVRFERLAEPPKSRRTCLSVARWKDGRGWVSQGDMDRTCFDVPQLPYQQ, from the coding sequence ATGCCACGGCGTCGGCTCTTCCGGGCTGCTGAGGCCGCCCTCGCGGTCCTGCTGCTCACGGTGGGCACGGCGTGCGGCAGCAGGCTGCCGGAGAGCGACTTCGAGCACCGGGAGCGGGCGAGCCCCGCCCAGGACCGCACCCCGATCCGCGTCGGCATCGTCACCAGCGCCACCAGCCCGGTCGGCGGCAGCGCCTTCACCGGCCCGCGCGACGGCGCCAAGGCGTACTTCGAGCGGCTCAACGCGCGCGGAGGTCTCGACGGCCGCCGGATCGAGGTGCGCGAGTGCGACGACGGGGGCAGCGGGGTCGGTAACAACACCTGTGTGCACCGGCTGATCGACGAGGACAAGGTGGTCGCCCTGGCGGCCACCACCGTCCTCGACTACGCGGGCGCCTCCCGCGTCTCCCACGCGCGCGTGCCCGACATCGGCGGCCAGCCCATCGGCGCCGCCTACGACACCTGGCCGCACCTCTACGGCGTCTACGGCAGCCTCGCGCCCCGTGACGGCACGACCGGCTGGGACGGGAAGCAGTACGGCGGCACCGAGGTCTACCGCTACTTCAAGCGCGAGCACGGAGCCCGTACGGCCGCCGTGGTCTCCTACAACCAGGCAGCGTCCGCCGCCTACGCCCGGCTCGTCGAGCAGGGCCTGAAGGCCGAGGGATACAAGGTCGTCACCGAGCAGGTCGACTTCGCGCTGCCCAACTTCCGTGCCGTGGCGGCCGACCTGAAGGAGCAGGGCGCCGACCTGGTCTTCGACGCCGTCGACAGCCATGGCAACGCGCAGCTGTGCGAGGCGATGGACGCGGCCGGCGTCGAGGTCACCGCCAAGGTGACCAACGTGCAGAACTGGACCTCCACCGTCCAGGACGACTACAAGGACGCCCCGCACTGCCGCAACGCCCTGTGGGCCACCGGGTCCAGCCGGAACTTCGAGGACGTCGGCAACGCGGCCGTGCGCGAGTTCAGGGAAGCCACCAAGGGCCTCAGGACGCATTCCCAGTGGCAGTTGGAGGGCTGGGCGGCCGCGAAGTGGTTCACGGCCGCCGCGCAGTCGTGTGCGCCACAAGGCATCACGCGCGCGTGTGTCGACGCCCACATGAACCGCAGCCAGGACTACACCGCGGACGGCCTGCTTCTCCCCGTCCGGTTCGAGCGGCTGGCCGAGCCGCCGAAGTCCCGCAGGACCTGTCTCTCGGTGGCCCGCTGGAAGGACGGCCGGGGCTGGGTCTCCCAGGGCGACATGGACCGCACGTGCTTCGACGTTCCGCAACTGCCGTACCAGCAGTGA